The Dyella caseinilytica genome has a window encoding:
- a CDS encoding phospholipase D-like domain-containing protein, translated as MMKKIRPGIAGALMVMTWAAHAGAAAPASNFQIVESVPEATIYGEPGVPRTQDVWLDMIKHAQRSIDIAAFYIADQPGEPLSPVLDALVARAKAGVKIRVLVDQTFLKDNQDSVNRFRSVKGMDVRVLPVDTLTGGVLHAKYMVIDGESVFVGSQNWDWRALSQIHEIGARVTNDRFAQTFEAAFDFDWQLAGDPNLPKAAEKAMSPPSFAPATATDPVLLDGGSTDPLVAFPAFSPPSLMPHWVSAEQPALVHMIDASQHTLSIQVMTLSAIRQYGPKGWWPEIDTALRDAAARGVQVRIIVADWALREPMQAYLKSLAVLPNITVKFSQLPLSSRGFIPYARVEHAKYAVADDRSVYIGTGNWEWSYFNNTVDASVFVQGSGPAKTLTHIFDRDWNGPYVTTLDPGKNYPPARNH; from the coding sequence ATGATGAAGAAAATACGGCCCGGCATTGCCGGCGCGCTGATGGTGATGACATGGGCCGCTCACGCTGGCGCCGCGGCACCGGCATCTAATTTCCAGATTGTTGAGAGCGTGCCCGAGGCAACGATCTACGGCGAGCCTGGCGTGCCACGTACCCAGGATGTGTGGCTGGACATGATCAAGCATGCGCAGCGAAGCATCGATATCGCTGCGTTCTATATCGCAGACCAACCGGGTGAGCCGCTGTCGCCGGTGCTTGATGCGTTGGTCGCGAGGGCAAAAGCCGGCGTGAAGATTCGTGTGCTGGTCGACCAGACCTTCCTCAAGGATAACCAGGACAGCGTCAACCGTTTTCGCAGCGTGAAAGGCATGGATGTGCGGGTGCTGCCTGTGGACACATTGACCGGCGGCGTACTGCACGCCAAGTACATGGTGATCGATGGCGAGAGTGTGTTCGTCGGTAGCCAGAACTGGGACTGGCGTGCGTTGAGCCAGATTCACGAGATTGGCGCGCGTGTCACCAATGATCGCTTTGCACAGACATTCGAAGCGGCCTTCGATTTCGACTGGCAACTGGCAGGTGACCCGAATCTGCCGAAGGCAGCCGAGAAGGCGATGTCACCACCTTCGTTCGCGCCAGCGACGGCCACCGATCCTGTGTTACTGGACGGCGGCAGTACCGATCCGCTGGTGGCTTTTCCAGCGTTCAGCCCTCCGTCGCTGATGCCGCATTGGGTCAGTGCGGAACAACCGGCACTGGTGCATATGATCGACGCCAGCCAGCACACGCTGAGCATCCAGGTGATGACCTTGTCGGCCATTCGCCAATATGGCCCGAAGGGTTGGTGGCCGGAGATCGACACGGCTTTGCGCGACGCCGCCGCGCGTGGTGTGCAGGTGCGCATCATCGTGGCTGATTGGGCCTTGCGCGAGCCGATGCAGGCGTACCTGAAGAGTCTGGCGGTATTGCCGAACATCACGGTGAAGTTCAGCCAGTTGCCGTTGTCCTCGCGCGGATTCATTCCTTATGCTCGCGTCGAGCATGCCAAGTACGCCGTGGCCGACGACCGCAGCGTCTATATCGGCACAGGCAACTGGGAGTGGAGTTACTTCAACAACACGGTGGATGCATCCGTGTTCGTGCAGGGCAGCGGGCCAGCGAAGACGCTGACGCATATCTTCGACCGCGACTGGAACGGTCCGTATGTGACCACGCTGGATCCTGGCAAGAATTACCCGC
- a CDS encoding cupredoxin domain-containing protein: MRYALTSLLAAIVLMAWPSRALANLPYESMAAAVQERMESFWFGHRAQPSQATRTIVVVMQGSRFIPANMTVRRGETVRFQITNRDRIAHEFVLGDAAEQAEHEREMASMPGMPMNDPNGVTIAPGTTGNLVWTFTSAGELQYACHLPGHYEEGMVGQLTISE; the protein is encoded by the coding sequence ATGCGTTATGCGTTGACATCATTGCTTGCCGCGATTGTGCTGATGGCATGGCCTTCGCGCGCACTTGCAAACCTTCCCTATGAAAGCATGGCGGCTGCCGTGCAGGAGCGCATGGAGAGCTTTTGGTTTGGCCATCGCGCTCAGCCGTCGCAGGCGACGCGTACGATTGTCGTTGTCATGCAGGGATCGCGTTTCATACCGGCGAACATGACGGTACGACGTGGCGAAACCGTACGTTTCCAGATCACCAATCGTGACCGGATCGCGCACGAATTTGTGCTTGGCGATGCCGCCGAACAAGCTGAGCATGAGCGGGAAATGGCATCGATGCCTGGCATGCCGATGAATGACCCTAATGGTGTCACCATCGCGCCTGGCACCACGGGCAATCTGGTCTGGACCTTCACGAGTGCGGGCGAACTGCAATACGCCTGTCACTTGCCAGGCCATTATGAGGAAGGCATGGTCGGCCAGCTGACTATTAGCGAATAA
- a CDS encoding ZIP family metal transporter, which produces MRQGLDLSGVMFASMLVAMASLSARLVVWLPPRYLRACLPWLQAIAAGLLIGEAMLHMLPDAIAQGMSAQQAGERVVAGVLAFVAIECAVRALGKSSSTATFARMDIIGDTLHHFVDGIVIGAAFALDHALGFVVALAIMAHELPREMSNAGVLVAGGYAPRRAFLWSIGTTLAVPMGALLITLTGQWPWLLGSSLALAAGTTLYLACGDLLPGMWPTLGRQHRFAPVVGATAGVVFMWFAAALEHRR; this is translated from the coding sequence ATGCGGCAAGGACTCGATCTTTCCGGCGTGATGTTCGCCAGCATGCTGGTGGCCATGGCGTCGTTGTCGGCAAGGCTGGTCGTATGGCTGCCGCCGCGTTACCTGCGGGCGTGTTTGCCATGGCTGCAGGCCATAGCTGCCGGTTTACTGATCGGGGAAGCGATGTTGCACATGTTGCCCGATGCGATAGCGCAAGGAATGTCCGCGCAACAGGCAGGTGAACGGGTTGTTGCAGGTGTGCTCGCTTTCGTGGCGATCGAGTGTGCCGTGCGGGCACTAGGCAAATCATCTTCAACCGCAACCTTCGCGCGGATGGACATCATCGGCGACACGCTGCATCACTTCGTCGATGGCATCGTGATTGGCGCGGCGTTTGCGCTCGATCATGCGCTTGGTTTTGTCGTGGCGTTGGCCATCATGGCGCACGAATTGCCGCGCGAAATGAGTAACGCTGGCGTGCTGGTTGCTGGCGGCTATGCACCGCGCCGCGCGTTCCTGTGGTCGATCGGCACCACACTTGCTGTGCCGATGGGAGCCTTGCTGATCACGCTTACCGGGCAATGGCCGTGGCTGCTTGGCAGCAGCTTGGCGCTGGCGGCAGGCACCACACTTTATCTCGCTTGCGGAGATCTGCTACCCGGCATGTGGCCAACGCTCGGCCGGCAGCATCGCTTTGCACCCGTGGTGGGAGCTACCGCCGGTGTGGTTTTCATGTGGTTTGCCGCGGCGTTGGAGCACCGGCGCTGA
- a CDS encoding DUF2946 family protein, which produces MLKRAAQQRFVAWMALAAMALLVLMPVLARTMPADAPMMGMTADCGMDMGHAGHGHPGMPGHPDDPTARCGYCVLLTHMPVVGMGVAVLLAPANLPALSPQAILPRNTASTLLLSARPRGPPLVFNA; this is translated from the coding sequence GTGTTGAAACGCGCGGCACAACAACGATTCGTCGCCTGGATGGCTCTGGCCGCCATGGCGCTGCTCGTGTTGATGCCAGTGCTCGCGCGCACCATGCCGGCCGATGCCCCGATGATGGGTATGACGGCAGACTGCGGCATGGACATGGGCCACGCAGGTCATGGCCATCCCGGCATGCCGGGGCACCCCGACGATCCCACTGCGCGCTGCGGATATTGCGTACTGCTTACGCACATGCCGGTGGTTGGCATGGGTGTCGCCGTGCTACTCGCACCGGCCAATCTGCCCGCGCTTTCGCCGCAAGCCATCCTGCCTCGCAACACCGCATCGACGCTGTTGCTGAGTGCTCGTCCCAGGGGACCACCGTTGGTGTTCAACGCCTGA
- a CDS encoding TonB-dependent receptor, protein MRTISRTNALAALPLAVLASSITMAQTSPSTPASSTAPTNTAKKPTTLEAVSVTAQANQTPTTTPAFPATQVTVTAAQMEDSVNAVDVEDAAKYMPSVFIRKRNEGDTQPVLATRDWGVNSSARTLVYVDDIPISALIANNNTIGAPRWGMVSPDEIDHIDMLYGPYSAAYSGNAMGGVMRIVTRTPDKPEVTIEQTEALQTFNLYGTRGNYATSKTAVTASGRNGKFSWFVGANSANSFSQPLTFITSGSTPANTTGTIPALNKVGQTANVLGAGGVLHTRMLNLNGKFAYDITPWLQAAYWVGYWSNDGQSRTQTYLTNASGAPTYGKAAGFASNTYAIVEHHLMQAASLKTDTKGDFDGSLVVTHYHFIKDDQWSPYGVGAGTVFTPNGLLASYAGTNWSTADLQGIWRPDGYGGAHEISAGLHADEYTLANPTYNTSVWQDPDSATSLYSAGSGKTRTNAIWLQDAWQFAPDWLATIGGRYEQWKASDGFNFSGKTAIYQPTEKASGFSPKATLRWDMAPTWRLTGSVAKSLRFPTVGELYQLVSTGSTFTSPNPNLKPERDLSGELALEHAIGDGSVRVSLFDENTRNALISQTSTLPNYPVPVTYTMNVGEVRNRGIELAAQQNNVLIKGLELSGSVTFVDSTTLSDPSFISAAGTTADGKHVPYVPRWRATAVATYRPTAAWAFTLAGRYSGKQYSTLDNTDNTPNVFGAFDKFLVFDAHVNYQINEQLSASVGVDNLNNEKYFLYHPFPQRTYVASLKFRL, encoded by the coding sequence ATGCGCACCATTTCCCGTACCAACGCCTTGGCTGCGTTGCCGTTGGCTGTTTTGGCGTCGTCCATCACCATGGCCCAAACCAGCCCGAGTACACCTGCGTCGTCTACGGCTCCCACCAACACGGCAAAAAAGCCCACGACACTGGAAGCAGTCAGCGTGACGGCCCAGGCCAATCAAACGCCCACTACAACGCCAGCTTTTCCCGCCACCCAAGTCACGGTGACTGCCGCGCAAATGGAAGACAGCGTGAACGCGGTGGATGTGGAGGACGCCGCCAAGTACATGCCGAGCGTCTTCATCCGCAAGCGCAATGAAGGCGATACGCAACCGGTGCTGGCGACACGCGACTGGGGCGTCAATTCCAGCGCGCGCACGCTGGTTTATGTCGACGATATTCCGATCTCCGCGCTGATCGCCAACAACAACACCATCGGAGCCCCGCGCTGGGGCATGGTGTCGCCGGATGAGATCGACCACATCGACATGCTGTATGGCCCCTATTCCGCGGCCTATTCCGGCAATGCCATGGGCGGCGTGATGCGCATCGTCACCCGCACGCCGGACAAACCCGAAGTCACTATCGAACAGACAGAAGCTTTGCAGACGTTCAACCTGTACGGCACCCGCGGCAACTACGCCACCAGCAAGACCGCCGTGACAGCCAGTGGACGGAACGGCAAGTTCTCCTGGTTCGTGGGTGCCAATTCGGCCAACAGTTTCAGCCAGCCGCTGACCTTCATTACCAGCGGCTCGACACCTGCCAACACCACCGGCACGATTCCGGCGCTTAACAAGGTTGGCCAAACAGCCAATGTCCTGGGCGCGGGGGGGGTGCTGCATACCCGTATGCTTAATCTCAACGGCAAGTTTGCCTATGACATCACGCCATGGCTGCAAGCGGCCTATTGGGTGGGTTATTGGAGCAACGACGGCCAATCGCGCACGCAGACGTATCTGACCAACGCCAGCGGCGCACCGACTTACGGCAAGGCAGCAGGCTTCGCCAGCAACACCTATGCGATCGTCGAACATCACCTGATGCAAGCGGCGTCGCTGAAGACCGATACCAAGGGCGACTTCGACGGTTCGCTGGTCGTCACTCACTACCACTTCATCAAGGATGACCAATGGTCACCGTACGGCGTGGGCGCAGGTACGGTTTTCACGCCAAATGGTTTGCTTGCCAGCTACGCCGGCACTAACTGGTCGACCGCCGATCTGCAAGGCATCTGGCGCCCTGATGGTTACGGCGGCGCGCATGAAATCTCCGCAGGTTTGCATGCCGACGAATACACGCTGGCCAATCCCACCTACAACACCAGCGTCTGGCAGGATCCGGACAGCGCGACCAGCCTGTATTCCGCCGGCAGCGGCAAAACCCGCACGAATGCCATCTGGCTGCAGGACGCCTGGCAATTTGCACCGGATTGGCTGGCGACAATCGGCGGTCGCTACGAACAGTGGAAGGCCAGCGATGGTTTTAACTTCAGTGGCAAGACAGCGATTTATCAACCTACCGAGAAAGCATCCGGCTTCTCGCCCAAGGCCACGCTACGCTGGGATATGGCGCCCACCTGGCGGCTCACGGGATCAGTAGCAAAATCCTTGCGCTTTCCCACCGTCGGCGAGCTCTATCAGCTGGTATCCACCGGTTCCACGTTTACCTCGCCCAATCCCAACCTTAAGCCGGAGCGCGACCTGAGCGGTGAGCTGGCGCTTGAGCATGCCATCGGTGATGGCTCGGTGCGTGTGTCGCTATTCGATGAGAACACCCGCAATGCGTTGATCTCACAAACCTCGACGCTGCCCAACTACCCGGTGCCGGTGACCTACACCATGAACGTGGGCGAGGTACGCAATCGTGGCATCGAGCTGGCAGCACAACAGAACAACGTGCTGATTAAGGGTCTGGAGCTTTCCGGCAGCGTCACCTTTGTCGACTCGACCACGCTTTCCGACCCGAGCTTTATCAGCGCCGCCGGCACCACCGCCGATGGCAAGCACGTGCCCTACGTGCCGCGCTGGCGAGCAACCGCCGTGGCCACATATCGCCCGACCGCAGCGTGGGCCTTTACGCTGGCCGGCCGCTACAGCGGCAAGCAGTACTCGACGCTGGACAACACCGACAACACACCGAATGTCTTTGGCGCTTTCGACAAGTTCCTGGTGTTCGATGCGCACGTGAACTACCAGATCAACGAACAGCTGTCGGCTTCGGTCGGTGTCGACAACCTCAATAACGAGAAGTACTTCCTGTATCACCCATTTCCGCAGCGTACGTATGTCGCCAGTCTGAAGTTTCGGTTGTAG
- a CDS encoding PepSY-associated TM helix domain-containing protein, translating into MNQNPAPSTRKQNAYRLIWRWHFYAGLFCLPFVLWLATTGLIYLFKPQLEPLLERRYAHVSTAPAQPASAQVAAALRAVPGSVLNAYVLPESPEAATRILVGHGSELIRVFVNPATLQVLGVVRENDRFMKVIFYLHGELLLGSGGSMVVELAASWTILMLITGLYLWWPRNARLGGTLYPRLRQGKRIFWRDLHAVIGMWISLFALFLLLSGLPWSKSWGGMLHTIRQTYAANTATQDWTTGSASERAQIKAENTPASGEHAMHMAMGMNMPGMDMGDTQGGMLEDYSPIDRLVPIATAQHLAPPVLIAPPSQHAPHWTARSDADDRPSRSTLTLDAATGAILQRTSFAQKPLLDRIIGYGIAIHEGALFPPINQILGVFTALGLMTLCTSAIVMWWRRRPISTLGAPPAMATARYPYALITFLVCLGVFLPLLGMSMLLVWLIEWLCLRRIERARVFLGLSAQA; encoded by the coding sequence ATGAATCAAAACCCCGCACCCTCAACACGCAAACAAAATGCCTACCGCCTGATCTGGCGCTGGCATTTCTACGCCGGCCTGTTCTGCCTGCCGTTTGTGCTGTGGCTGGCGACAACCGGCTTGATCTATCTGTTCAAGCCGCAGCTGGAACCGTTACTGGAACGGCGCTATGCGCACGTCAGCACCGCACCAGCCCAACCAGCTTCCGCACAAGTAGCTGCAGCTTTGCGCGCAGTGCCGGGCTCGGTGCTCAATGCGTATGTATTACCGGAATCGCCCGAAGCCGCCACACGCATTCTTGTCGGTCACGGCAGCGAACTGATTCGTGTATTCGTCAATCCAGCTACCTTGCAAGTACTGGGCGTGGTGCGCGAGAACGATCGTTTCATGAAGGTGATTTTCTACCTGCACGGCGAGTTGTTGCTGGGTAGCGGTGGCTCGATGGTGGTGGAACTGGCAGCGTCGTGGACCATCCTGATGCTGATCACCGGGCTATACCTATGGTGGCCGCGCAACGCACGCTTGGGTGGCACGCTGTATCCCAGGTTGCGTCAGGGGAAACGCATTTTCTGGCGTGACTTGCACGCTGTTATCGGCATGTGGATTTCGCTGTTCGCACTGTTCCTGCTGCTATCGGGATTGCCTTGGAGCAAATCCTGGGGCGGCATGCTGCACACGATCCGGCAAACCTATGCCGCAAATACGGCAACACAAGACTGGACGACGGGCAGTGCGTCGGAGCGTGCGCAGATCAAGGCGGAAAACACGCCTGCCTCGGGCGAACACGCCATGCATATGGCCATGGGCATGAACATGCCAGGTATGGATATGGGTGACACCCAAGGCGGCATGCTCGAGGATTATTCGCCCATAGACCGACTTGTTCCCATCGCCACCGCGCAACACCTCGCACCACCGGTGTTGATCGCGCCGCCCTCACAGCATGCACCGCACTGGACAGCACGCTCTGACGCGGATGATCGTCCCAGCCGCAGCACCCTGACCCTGGATGCAGCCACCGGCGCGATCCTGCAGCGCACCAGCTTCGCTCAAAAACCGTTGCTCGACCGCATCATCGGCTACGGCATCGCCATTCACGAAGGTGCACTGTTTCCGCCGATCAACCAGATCCTTGGCGTGTTCACGGCGCTGGGCCTCATGACGCTCTGCACCAGCGCCATCGTGATGTGGTGGCGGCGGCGTCCTATCAGCACTCTGGGCGCGCCGCCGGCGATGGCAACGGCGCGATATCCCTACGCATTGATCACCTTTCTGGTATGCCTGGGCGTCTTTTTGCCGCTGCTGGGCATGTCGATGTTACTGGTGTGGTTGATCGAATGGTTGTGCCTGCGCAGGATCGAACGCGCGCGCGTGTTTCTTGGCTTGTCTGCACAGGCGTGA
- a CDS encoding YbhB/YbcL family Raf kinase inhibitor-like protein: MMRKRQASAIAVPIVMAAVLGTVSGWASGQQGTTPAVLHVSSLSFADGQTMPQKLTCDGADQSPSLQWLTPPAGTQSYVIVMHDPDAPVDFTHWLAYNIPGMTYALPEGASTPSQRLDHAVEGINSFGRIGYGGPCPPTGKPHHYVFRVYALDVNPGLPAGQGTDQVMAAIKGHVLAEGEITGMYERGGM, from the coding sequence ATGATGAGAAAACGACAGGCAAGCGCCATCGCCGTGCCGATCGTGATGGCTGCCGTGCTGGGAACGGTTTCGGGGTGGGCTTCCGGCCAGCAAGGCACCACCCCAGCCGTGCTGCATGTTTCCAGCCTCAGCTTTGCGGATGGCCAGACCATGCCGCAGAAGTTGACCTGTGACGGAGCCGACCAGTCGCCGTCGCTGCAGTGGCTGACGCCGCCGGCCGGTACCCAAAGTTACGTGATCGTGATGCATGATCCGGATGCTCCCGTGGATTTCACCCACTGGCTCGCCTACAACATTCCCGGCATGACGTACGCGCTGCCCGAAGGCGCGTCCACACCTTCACAACGGCTTGATCATGCCGTGGAAGGTATCAACAGTTTCGGCCGCATCGGTTACGGTGGCCCGTGCCCGCCGACGGGCAAACCGCATCACTACGTATTCCGGGTGTATGCGCTGGACGTGAATCCCGGCCTGCCCGCCGGGCAAGGCACAGATCAGGTGATGGCTGCGATCAAGGGACATGTGCTGGCGGAAGGGGAAATCACCGGCATGTACGAACGAGGTGGCATGTAG
- a CDS encoding AraC family transcriptional regulator, producing the protein MLDYIDVHLSEDLNLDRLSEVATFSKHHFLRQFSELFGIGVYRYIQMTRLKRASHQLAFRGGQTITDIALDSGYDNPESFSRAFKKSIGQTPTEFRKQPQWAPWHATYQPLAELRTLHMQNTPDTHPVKLVDVKETPVAVLEHRGDPRLIGDSIRQFIAWRKQQHLPPTKNATFNILYNDPEEIDHADYRFDLCVATEQDIEDNHYGIVRKTIPAGRCAVLRHIGSDETLRQSVSYLYSEWLPQSGEEPRDFPLYVQRVRFFPDVPEHEAIVDIFLPLK; encoded by the coding sequence GTGCTCGACTATATCGACGTTCATCTGTCGGAAGACCTCAACCTCGACAGGCTCAGCGAGGTCGCCACGTTTTCGAAGCACCATTTCCTGCGGCAATTTTCCGAATTGTTCGGGATTGGCGTCTATCGATATATCCAGATGACCCGGCTGAAACGAGCCTCGCATCAGCTCGCGTTCCGCGGCGGTCAAACCATTACGGATATTGCGCTGGACAGCGGTTACGACAATCCCGAATCGTTTTCCCGTGCTTTCAAAAAAAGCATTGGGCAAACGCCGACCGAGTTCCGAAAGCAGCCGCAATGGGCACCTTGGCATGCCACCTACCAACCTCTTGCCGAGCTAAGGACCCTGCATATGCAAAACACTCCGGACACACACCCAGTCAAGCTGGTCGACGTTAAGGAAACACCGGTCGCCGTACTCGAACATCGCGGCGACCCGAGGCTTATCGGCGACTCGATCCGCCAGTTCATTGCCTGGCGCAAGCAGCAGCATCTTCCGCCGACTAAGAACGCTACGTTCAACATTCTCTACAACGATCCAGAGGAGATCGACCACGCTGATTATCGTTTCGACCTGTGCGTAGCGACGGAACAGGACATTGAAGATAATCACTACGGCATTGTTAGGAAAACCATACCCGCTGGCCGCTGCGCAGTATTGCGACACATCGGTTCCGACGAGACGTTGCGCCAGTCCGTGTCTTACCTCTATTCGGAATGGCTGCCGCAAAGCGGTGAGGAACCACGCGATTTTCCGCTTTATGTACAACGCGTGCGCTTCTTTCCCGATGTACCGGAGCACGAAGCGATCGTCGATATCTTTCTTCCGTTGAAGTAA
- the bla gene encoding class A beta-lactamase gives MKFPSGRTSALAATLFALTSAATPSGANATDLHVTAASQTNLQTQLEMLARRARPGTLGIAVLDLDSGKTWRVNADQSYPMMSVFKPAVAAALLDRIERGQNNFDQTVTLTRADLENGIIRKQFQGTQMTFTVRQLMSYMVSQSDNTSVDALLKLMGGPAVVASYLHAHGIDDLRVDRGEAGNAQLFEALRPGETLPANETDAQQDQRYLRGYHMFLADPGNRSTPDGAVLFLRKLWQRRLLSSASTQYLLDLMYAQTMPNRLMSGLPAGVKLADKCGTSETWDGLTAAYNDIGIMTWPDGHTVIVAAFLTASNAPEDQRHALFVELAKSISAALHPSP, from the coding sequence ATGAAATTCCCCTCGGGCCGCACCTCGGCGCTGGCAGCGACATTATTCGCTCTTACCTCAGCAGCGACACCTTCAGGCGCGAACGCTACCGATCTGCACGTAACCGCAGCATCTCAGACCAACTTGCAGACCCAGTTGGAGATGCTTGCGCGGCGGGCACGCCCCGGCACCCTGGGCATTGCCGTGCTCGATCTCGACAGCGGTAAAACGTGGCGCGTCAACGCTGATCAGTCTTACCCAATGATGAGTGTGTTCAAGCCAGCGGTAGCGGCTGCCTTGCTGGATCGGATTGAACGTGGACAGAACAACTTCGATCAGACGGTGACTCTGACGCGCGCGGATCTGGAAAACGGCATCATCCGCAAACAGTTTCAGGGTACGCAGATGACGTTCACGGTGCGGCAGCTGATGAGCTACATGGTGAGCCAGAGTGACAACACCTCCGTCGATGCCTTGCTCAAACTCATGGGCGGTCCTGCCGTGGTGGCGAGCTATCTGCATGCGCATGGTATTGACGATCTGCGCGTTGACCGGGGCGAAGCGGGCAACGCGCAATTGTTCGAAGCCCTGCGTCCTGGTGAAACCCTACCTGCCAACGAAACCGACGCGCAGCAGGACCAGCGCTACCTGCGTGGCTACCATATGTTTCTCGCCGATCCCGGCAATCGAAGCACACCGGATGGCGCCGTATTGTTTCTGCGCAAACTCTGGCAACGCCGGCTGCTTTCGTCAGCATCCACCCAGTACCTGCTCGACCTGATGTACGCACAGACCATGCCCAATCGCCTGATGTCCGGTCTGCCTGCGGGTGTAAAGCTGGCGGACAAGTGCGGCACATCCGAGACTTGGGATGGCCTCACCGCCGCCTACAACGACATCGGCATCATGACCTGGCCCGATGGGCATACGGTGATCGTGGCAGCCTTCCTTACCGCCTCGAATGCACCGGAGGATCAACGCCACGCTCTGTTCGTGGAGCTGGCAAAATCGATCTCGGCGGCGTTGCATCCGTCGCCATGA
- a CDS encoding dihydrofolate reductase family protein gives MGKLIMWNLVTLDGYFEGPKSWDLEFHQHVWGDDLERFAIEQLESAEGLLFGRITYEGMAAYWKTAEGTVADFMNNLPKLVASRTLRKPDWNNTGLVSENIADTVREAKQQAKKDLYVFGSANLSETLIEENLFDEYRIGLVPVILGSGNPLFKQGVSMQQLSLIGSHTYQSGCAVLRYVPKS, from the coding sequence ATGGGCAAGCTGATCATGTGGAATCTGGTCACGCTAGATGGGTATTTCGAAGGTCCCAAGTCTTGGGATCTGGAATTTCATCAGCACGTGTGGGGCGATGATCTGGAACGCTTCGCCATCGAACAACTTGAATCGGCCGAAGGACTGCTGTTCGGTCGGATCACCTATGAGGGCATGGCAGCCTACTGGAAAACCGCCGAAGGCACAGTGGCCGACTTTATGAACAACCTGCCCAAACTCGTTGCTTCGCGGACACTCCGAAAGCCTGACTGGAACAATACCGGTCTGGTCAGCGAGAACATTGCCGACACCGTGCGTGAGGCCAAGCAGCAGGCGAAAAAAGATCTGTATGTCTTTGGAAGCGCCAATCTGTCTGAGACGCTGATCGAGGAAAATCTTTTCGATGAATACCGCATCGGCCTCGTGCCGGTCATCCTCGGTAGCGGCAATCCGCTGTTCAAGCAGGGTGTTTCAATGCAGCAGCTCTCGTTGATTGGCTCGCATACCTATCAGTCTGGCTGTGCTGTGTTGCGCTACGTACCGAAATCATAA
- a CDS encoding DUF302 domain-containing protein produces MMSSQVRTDESAGLVVLQSPYPFADTVQRLLAALADHGIKVFATIDQRAEALAVGLSMPPATLILFGNPKAGTPVMLANLSSGIDLPLKVWVTEPSSGSVEVVMNTSAYVIKRHALPEALLANLAPAERLIAATLHG; encoded by the coding sequence ATGATGTCTTCCCAGGTTCGCACTGACGAATCTGCAGGACTTGTCGTCCTGCAAAGTCCCTATCCCTTTGCAGATACTGTGCAACGGCTGCTCGCCGCGCTGGCGGATCACGGCATCAAGGTCTTTGCGACCATCGATCAGCGTGCGGAGGCACTGGCGGTTGGCCTGTCGATGCCACCGGCGACGTTGATTCTGTTTGGCAATCCCAAGGCAGGTACGCCTGTGATGCTTGCGAACCTGTCGTCGGGCATCGATCTTCCGCTGAAAGTTTGGGTGACTGAACCATCATCCGGCAGCGTGGAGGTTGTCATGAATACTAGTGCTTACGTCATAAAGCGACATGCGTTACCGGAGGCGCTGCTCGCCAATCTCGCGCCAGCGGAGCGGCTGATTGCGGCGACACTTCACGGGTGA
- a CDS encoding DUF2141 domain-containing protein, whose protein sequence is MAGMLCVSAQASTLVVTVDGVRSTNGTIHIDLNNSEASWKDKAPPFATGTVKAAPGSVTYTFNDVTPGVYSIDVFQDTDGSGKMQTGLFGKPRGGYGFSNNLTLMGKPSFDQANFQVTDKDTTVLVHLKNGV, encoded by the coding sequence ATGGCGGGTATGTTGTGCGTATCTGCGCAAGCTTCCACGCTTGTCGTCACCGTGGACGGTGTGCGTAGCACCAATGGCACTATCCATATCGATCTGAATAATTCTGAAGCATCGTGGAAAGATAAGGCGCCGCCGTTTGCGACGGGCACGGTCAAGGCCGCGCCGGGCTCGGTGACGTATACGTTCAACGATGTCACACCGGGTGTCTACAGCATCGATGTGTTCCAGGACACCGATGGCAGCGGCAAGATGCAGACCGGCTTGTTCGGCAAGCCCCGGGGCGGGTATGGCTTCAGCAACAATCTCACCCTGATGGGTAAGCCTTCGTTTGATCAGGCAAATTTCCAGGTGACGGACAAGGACACGACGGTACTGGTTCACCTCAAGAACGGGGTGTAA